One genomic segment of Paroedura picta isolate Pp20150507F unplaced genomic scaffold, Ppicta_v3.0 Ppicta_v3_sca50, whole genome shotgun sequence includes these proteins:
- the LOC143828534 gene encoding suppressor of cytokine signaling 1-like, which yields MVAHSSVTPEHGRATELRRRLEPPARDPSRPRIPPGRAVPDTHFPTFRSQADFSSIIRTSALLEACGFYWGPLPVSAAHEKLRGESVGTFLLRDSRQKNCFFTISVKTASGPTSIRVVFQGGRYSLDGSREDFDCLFKLLEHYVSSPRKVLVSPLRQVRLRPLQDLCRKSILTALGTEDLAHLPLNPVLKDYLASFPFKL from the coding sequence ATGGTTGCCCATAGCAGCGTGACGCCCGAGCATGGCAGAGCGACGGAGCTGCGTCGGCGCCTGGAGCCCCCCGCCCGGGACCCTTCCCGGCCCCGCATCCCCCCCGGCCGGGCCGTCCCGGACACCCACTTCCCCACCTTCCGCTCGCAGGCGGACTTCAGCAGCATCATTCGCACCAGCGCCCTGCTGGAGGCGTGCGGCTTCTACTGGGGGCCGCTGCCCGTCAGCGCGGCCCACGAGAAGCTGCGGGGGGAGTCGGTGGGCACCTTCCTCCTGCGGGACAGCCGGCAGAAGAACTGCTTCTTCACCATCAGCGTCAAGACGGCCTCCGGGCCCACCAGCATCCGGGTGGTCTTCCAGGGGGGCCGCTACAGCCTGGACGGCAGCCGGGAGGACTTCGACTGCCTCTTCAAGCTGCTGGAACATTACGTGAGCTCCCCGCGGAAAGTCCTCGTCTCCCCGTTGCGGCAGGTCCGCCTACGCCCCTTGCAGGACCTCTGCCGCAAGAGCATCCTCACGGCGCTGGGGACGGAGGACCTCGCCCACCTGCCCCTCAACCCCGTCCTCAAGGACTACTTGGCCTCTTTTCCGTTCAAGTTGTGA